In one window of Spartinivicinus marinus DNA:
- a CDS encoding ion transporter — translation MKKMSQQRLRQQLNEIIFGTETPAGRGFDIALIYAILISVFIVIIDSVEHISSEFKGLLFFCEWLFTILFSIEYAVRLYCSQHPFRYARSFYGIVDLLSILPSYIAFFLPQAQFFIIIRLFRVLRIFRVLKLFRYLGEANMLMRSILLARRKIFVFLMSVVVLVSIFGSLMYVIEGPEHGFTSIPTSIYWAIVTITTVGYGDITPQTVLGQSLASIIMVTGYAIIAVPTGIITAELAVEIGRDKGEHACRNCKKTGHDSDAVHCKYCGAKMEIPV, via the coding sequence ATGAAAAAAATGTCTCAACAACGGTTAAGACAACAGCTGAATGAGATTATCTTTGGCACTGAAACACCAGCAGGCAGAGGGTTTGATATCGCCCTTATTTACGCCATCCTTATTAGTGTTTTTATTGTTATTATCGACTCAGTTGAACACATATCTAGTGAATTCAAAGGGTTGTTATTTTTTTGTGAATGGTTATTTACCATCTTATTTTCCATTGAATATGCAGTCCGTTTATATTGTTCCCAACACCCCTTCCGTTATGCACGCAGCTTTTATGGCATAGTCGATTTGCTTTCCATACTCCCCTCTTACATCGCATTTTTTCTCCCGCAAGCCCAGTTTTTTATCATCATCAGATTATTTAGGGTCTTGCGAATTTTTCGGGTATTAAAGTTATTTCGCTATTTAGGCGAAGCAAACATGCTCATGCGGTCTATATTACTAGCCCGCCGAAAAATTTTTGTATTTTTGATGTCAGTTGTTGTGTTAGTCAGTATCTTTGGCTCACTTATGTATGTTATAGAAGGACCTGAGCACGGCTTTACCAGCATCCCCACCAGTATCTACTGGGCAATTGTTACCATCACTACCGTGGGCTATGGTGATATCACCCCCCAAACCGTTTTAGGCCAAAGCCTGGCATCAATCATTATGGTAACCGGTTATGCCATTATCGCCGTCCCCACAGGCATCATCACTGCCGAGTTAGCAGTAGAAATTGGTCGAGATAAAGGTGAACATGCTTGCCGTAATTGCAAAAAAACCGGCCATGACAGTGATGCAGTCCATTGCAAATATTGCGGCGCCAAAATGGAAATCCCTGTTTAA
- a CDS encoding response regulator has translation MTQLHAPTVLLFDQDLHTQQTVQEVCQQHNIPCAVMTQFEQLLQCLACNQPLCIICSDTAIGIDVPSQLDQIHTINSHIPIIMLGEQQVEVSVAVTAIKAGAMDFIEKPAIRHPLQQHLDTILSSLH, from the coding sequence ATGACACAACTACACGCACCAACAGTATTATTATTTGACCAAGATCTACATACACAACAAACCGTTCAAGAGGTCTGTCAACAACATAATATTCCGTGTGCAGTCATGACTCAATTTGAGCAGTTACTACAATGCTTGGCCTGTAATCAGCCGCTTTGCATCATTTGTAGTGACACGGCCATTGGCATTGATGTACCTAGTCAGCTCGATCAAATTCATACTATCAACAGTCATATTCCTATTATTATGCTAGGAGAGCAGCAAGTTGAAGTCTCTGTTGCTGTCACTGCTATCAAAGCAGGAGCAATGGACTTCATTGAAAAGCCCGCCATTCGTCACCCTCTGCAACAACACCTTGATACCATCCTGAGTAGTCTGCATTAA
- a CDS encoding response regulator transcription factor, with product MQEQQPTVFIIDDDEAVRDSLGLLMQSVGQSVEVYASPADFLAAYNENRPGCIVMDIRMPGMSGLELQAKLNEMHCILPIIFITGHGDVQMAVQAIKNGAMNFIQKPFRDQELLDLINDGLKLDSEQRKELLEHKEILKRLATLTDREREVLHHVVEGKANKVIAADISLSQRTVEIHRSRVMEKMGTKSLAHLVRQIMQVKDQVEI from the coding sequence ATGCAAGAACAACAACCTACTGTCTTTATCATTGATGACGACGAAGCTGTGCGTGATTCGCTAGGGCTGTTGATGCAATCAGTAGGTCAATCTGTCGAAGTGTATGCTTCTCCTGCTGATTTTCTCGCTGCTTATAACGAAAACCGTCCTGGTTGCATTGTGATGGATATTCGGATGCCTGGTATGAGTGGTTTAGAGCTACAAGCCAAGCTCAATGAAATGCATTGCATCCTTCCCATTATTTTTATTACTGGCCATGGTGATGTACAAATGGCAGTCCAAGCCATTAAAAATGGTGCCATGAACTTTATTCAAAAGCCTTTTCGAGATCAGGAGCTACTGGATCTTATCAACGATGGGCTGAAGCTGGATAGTGAGCAGCGTAAAGAGTTACTTGAACATAAAGAAATTCTAAAACGCCTTGCCACCCTCACCGATCGTGAGCGTGAGGTGCTACACCATGTAGTGGAAGGCAAAGCCAACAAAGTCATTGCAGCTGATATCAGCTTGAGCCAGCGGACAGTTGAAATCCATCGCTCCCGAGTCATGGAGAAAATGGGCACAAAGTCATTAGCTCACCTGGTACGTCAAATAATGCAAGTTAAAGATCAGGTTGAGATTTAA
- a CDS encoding translation initiation factor eIF-2B, producing MTNDQLAQRLLYAIQNNRVDGAGQIARQALSGLADYCSQAHLTEGDIQQACRLARQLQRVRPSMAPLQQLLGTWLREVEQNDLSFAQAAAHAMQLVQYSKEAVAHSARAMVQRIKPGSVVITHSWSSTIRELFCLLSQWPCQAIVTESRPGYEGYKTAELMSELEIPCRLITDAQMGVWLEEADMAVIGADMLLEDGSVVNKAGSYLLALAAKAANKPFYVCCETFKRVDLFPSMVELEQHNGNELGAPSLAHVEIKNQYFEVVPAHLITEVVTEQASPQKLP from the coding sequence GTGACGAATGATCAGCTTGCCCAACGGTTGTTGTATGCTATTCAAAACAACCGGGTTGATGGAGCGGGGCAAATTGCCCGGCAAGCATTAAGTGGTTTGGCAGACTACTGCTCACAAGCCCATTTAACTGAAGGTGATATTCAGCAAGCCTGCCGCTTAGCCAGACAATTACAGCGGGTTCGGCCATCAATGGCGCCTCTGCAGCAGTTACTAGGTACCTGGTTGCGTGAAGTCGAGCAAAATGACCTTTCATTTGCTCAGGCTGCTGCCCATGCTATGCAGCTGGTGCAGTACTCTAAAGAGGCGGTTGCCCATAGTGCCAGGGCTATGGTACAGCGAATTAAGCCTGGTAGCGTGGTGATAACCCATAGCTGGAGTTCAACTATCCGTGAGTTGTTTTGCCTATTAAGCCAGTGGCCATGCCAGGCGATTGTGACTGAATCGCGCCCTGGTTACGAAGGCTATAAAACAGCTGAATTAATGTCAGAGCTAGAAATCCCTTGCCGTTTGATTACAGATGCTCAAATGGGTGTCTGGTTAGAGGAAGCCGACATGGCTGTTATTGGTGCTGATATGTTGCTTGAGGATGGCTCTGTAGTGAATAAGGCTGGTAGTTATTTATTAGCCTTAGCTGCGAAGGCTGCCAATAAACCCTTTTATGTATGCTGTGAAACATTTAAAAGAGTTGATTTATTTCCCAGTATGGTTGAACTAGAACAGCATAATGGTAATGAGTTAGGTGCGCCCTCCTTGGCCCATGTGGAGATAAAAAATCAATATTTTGAGGTAGTGCCCGCTCATTTAATAACCGAGGTGGTGACAGAGCAGGCAAGCCCTCAAAAGCTTCCTTGA
- the aspA gene encoding aspartate ammonia-lyase — protein MNTDSANNNDYRVEYDLLGSKKIPQDVYYGIQTQRAIENFQITGVPISHYPSLITSMAMVKKAAAQANQTLKHLSDTKANAIVQACDEIIAGQWHEYFVVDMIQGGAGTSTNMNANEVIANRALEILGHPRGAYTHLHPNTDVNMSQSTNDVYPTAVRLAIILRHSELALAAQNLKHSLKQKGEEFKDVIKMGRTQLQDAVPMSLGQEFNAYATTIDEDVKLIKGLADLFKEINLGGTAIGTGINADPGYGKLAIDYLANISSVPLVQASDLVEATSDMGAFVLFSSMLKRYSIKLSKICNDLRLLSSGPLAGLNEINLPQMQPGSSIMPGKVNPVIPEAVNQVAFDVIGNDLSISMAAEAGQLQLNVMEPLIVYKVMQSIESLINASTMLSEKCITGITANREKCRDYVNNSVGIVTALNPYIGYENASRIAKTALKSGRRVIDLVLEEGLLDETQLKEILKPENMLNPSALQLK, from the coding sequence ATGAATACTGACTCAGCTAACAATAACGACTACCGTGTTGAGTACGATTTGCTTGGTAGCAAAAAAATTCCCCAAGATGTTTACTATGGTATTCAAACCCAGCGCGCCATAGAAAACTTTCAAATAACTGGCGTACCCATTAGCCATTATCCAAGCCTGATTACATCAATGGCAATGGTTAAAAAAGCCGCGGCCCAGGCAAACCAGACCTTAAAACATTTAAGTGACACTAAAGCCAATGCTATCGTGCAAGCCTGTGATGAAATCATTGCCGGTCAATGGCATGAATATTTTGTGGTAGACATGATTCAAGGGGGCGCAGGTACCTCAACTAACATGAATGCCAACGAGGTGATTGCTAACCGAGCCCTGGAAATCCTTGGCCACCCCCGCGGGGCTTATACCCACCTTCACCCCAATACTGATGTCAACATGTCGCAATCGACAAATGATGTCTACCCTACAGCTGTCAGATTAGCCATTATTTTACGGCACAGTGAGCTAGCCCTTGCTGCACAAAACCTGAAGCATAGCCTCAAGCAAAAAGGCGAAGAATTTAAAGATGTCATTAAAATGGGCCGCACCCAGTTACAAGATGCCGTGCCTATGTCACTTGGCCAGGAATTTAACGCCTATGCCACAACCATTGATGAAGACGTTAAACTGATTAAAGGATTAGCGGATCTATTTAAAGAAATTAATTTAGGCGGCACTGCGATTGGTACTGGTATTAACGCTGATCCTGGCTATGGCAAACTAGCTATTGATTACCTAGCAAATATCAGTAGCGTTCCCCTAGTACAAGCGTCTGATTTAGTCGAAGCCACTTCTGATATGGGCGCATTTGTATTGTTCTCCAGCATGTTAAAGCGCTACTCCATTAAATTATCAAAAATATGCAACGACTTACGCCTACTTAGCAGCGGCCCACTGGCAGGTTTAAATGAAATTAACTTACCACAAATGCAGCCTGGCTCATCAATTATGCCTGGTAAAGTCAATCCAGTGATTCCTGAGGCAGTCAATCAAGTTGCATTTGATGTAATTGGTAATGACTTAAGCATTAGCATGGCAGCAGAGGCAGGACAATTACAGCTTAACGTGATGGAGCCATTAATTGTTTATAAAGTTATGCAATCTATAGAGTCTCTGATTAATGCTAGCACTATGCTCAGTGAAAAATGCATTACTGGTATTACTGCCAATCGAGAAAAATGTCGAGATTATGTCAATAACAGCGTTGGCATTGTGACTGCCCTAAACCCTTATATTGGTTATGAAAATGCCAGCCGGATTGCCAAAACAGCGCTTAAGTCTGGCCGCCGAGTAATTGATCTGGTTTTAGAAGAAGGCTTATTGGATGAAACTCAACTGAAAGAAATTCTAAAGCCTGAAAACATGCTCAACCCTTCAGCACTACAACTTAAATAG
- a CDS encoding glutathione S-transferase family protein, giving the protein MITVYGVQLSPFVRKVLISLDMLELDYTVNPVSPMDPPEGFKKISPLGKVPALEDDGFAIADSTVICQYLNEKYGKNQLYPADIKARTKAWWLEEYADTKLAEVVGMPLFFERIVKPTFLKQDTNEQIVEDNIKHNIPPVLDYLESVVPETAFVCGALSVADLSIACLMINAAYADYEVDSKRWPTLSSYLARIYQQAVFRKYIESDKQILRV; this is encoded by the coding sequence ATGATTACAGTTTATGGTGTACAACTATCGCCTTTTGTTAGAAAAGTGTTGATTAGCCTTGATATGTTGGAGCTTGATTACACAGTAAACCCTGTCAGCCCAATGGACCCGCCTGAGGGCTTTAAGAAAATTAGTCCACTTGGAAAAGTGCCAGCACTTGAGGACGATGGTTTTGCTATTGCTGATTCTACAGTCATCTGCCAATACTTGAACGAGAAATATGGAAAAAACCAGCTTTATCCTGCGGACATAAAAGCGCGTACTAAGGCTTGGTGGCTGGAAGAATATGCAGATACCAAGCTTGCTGAAGTGGTTGGTATGCCTTTATTTTTTGAGCGAATTGTGAAGCCTACATTTTTAAAACAAGACACCAATGAACAGATAGTGGAGGATAATATTAAGCATAATATTCCCCCTGTTCTAGATTATCTGGAGTCGGTTGTACCTGAAACGGCGTTTGTGTGTGGGGCATTATCTGTGGCTGATCTTTCAATTGCCTGTTTAATGATTAATGCCGCTTATGCTGACTATGAAGTAGACTCCAAACGTTGGCCAACGCTATCAAGCTATCTTGCACGAATTTACCAACAAGCAGTATTTCGGAAGTATATTGAGAGTGATAAACAAATACTGCGGGTTTGA
- the ihfB gene encoding integration host factor subunit beta has translation MTKSELIERLIEAQQDSELTAKDIELAVNLLLEQMSEALIKGERVEVRGFGSFSLNYHAPRTGRNPKTGEPVEIPARYVPHFKPGKELRERVNATVNTNSRHSFSAIK, from the coding sequence ATGACCAAATCGGAGCTGATTGAACGCCTAATCGAAGCCCAACAAGACTCAGAGCTGACAGCTAAAGATATTGAGCTGGCAGTTAACTTGCTACTAGAACAGATGTCAGAAGCCTTAATCAAAGGAGAGCGTGTAGAAGTTAGGGGGTTTGGCAGCTTTTCACTGAACTACCACGCACCAAGGACAGGCCGAAACCCTAAAACAGGTGAACCAGTTGAGATACCTGCTCGTTATGTACCCCACTTTAAACCTGGTAAAGAGCTTAGAGAGCGTGTCAACGCAACAGTTAATACTAATAGTAGGCACTCATTTTCTGCCATAAAGTAA
- a CDS encoding ATP-binding protein, with the protein MMRLSYLVVAVAFGFCQPRLSLSSELSVKLNDNWERFVGSLITQPAKITITQQRLNQYPVALLLPSALYPDLTRYSWQQIAGLHHLNKTCAEPKGIELPARAKEFELALCRQQLLPINWFKQGELNHPAGGSYAGRYLKSVAKFEVTPPSAEVKVKLSQLLVLGNSDHPLHDQLMPLGPEGLNSLLNLHQWYLHPDGSLWFYNENGISQYENNIWLAVAKNNAIDLVFKSNTNICQLAPGNFCIQEKPTVSFIRIILEGGLVLLSIFLLTKLLLNRYLEAKERGFILQLLTHELRTPIASLAMTVEQFRDAFDELSPSLQDSFSRLTFDYQRLKQLTNTSQGYLSEGKKSFLDSQPILLSEWLEYLCAKYNIVYSLDQDNHCHLPVYWLGICLENLIRNSLEYGKPPIRLLVTHMNKYLVITVQDAGDIPSTYLYKLIRSNHQLRGMGIGLRLVKRIIKQLGGKLKINKCPTRFTIEYPL; encoded by the coding sequence ATGATGAGGCTTAGTTACCTTGTGGTGGCAGTTGCTTTTGGTTTTTGTCAACCTAGGCTGAGTCTATCCAGTGAGTTGAGTGTAAAACTTAACGATAACTGGGAACGCTTTGTAGGGTCACTAATCACACAGCCTGCAAAAATCACCATTACTCAACAACGGTTAAACCAATATCCGGTTGCTTTGTTGTTGCCTTCGGCGCTTTATCCTGACTTAACCCGGTACAGCTGGCAACAAATAGCAGGGTTGCATCACCTCAATAAAACCTGTGCTGAACCCAAAGGCATTGAACTACCCGCTCGTGCCAAAGAATTTGAATTAGCTTTATGCAGACAACAGTTATTGCCTATAAATTGGTTTAAACAGGGAGAACTTAACCATCCTGCTGGAGGAAGTTACGCAGGTCGATATTTGAAGTCTGTCGCTAAGTTTGAAGTAACACCGCCATCTGCAGAAGTGAAAGTAAAATTAAGCCAGTTGCTTGTACTTGGCAATTCAGATCACCCTCTTCATGATCAATTAATGCCATTAGGTCCGGAGGGCTTAAACAGTCTTCTTAATCTACACCAGTGGTATTTGCATCCTGATGGATCGCTCTGGTTTTATAATGAAAATGGTATTAGTCAATATGAAAATAACATCTGGCTGGCAGTGGCTAAAAATAATGCTATTGATTTGGTATTTAAAAGCAATACAAATATCTGTCAATTAGCACCAGGTAATTTTTGTATACAAGAAAAGCCTACGGTCAGTTTCATAAGAATTATTTTGGAAGGTGGTTTGGTATTACTCAGTATTTTTCTACTGACTAAATTACTGCTGAATCGATACTTGGAAGCAAAAGAGCGTGGCTTTATTTTGCAGCTGTTGACTCATGAACTACGTACACCAATAGCGAGTTTAGCAATGACAGTTGAACAATTTCGTGATGCGTTTGATGAGTTATCGCCTTCACTGCAAGATAGTTTTTCTCGTTTAACATTTGACTATCAGCGTTTAAAACAGCTAACTAATACTAGCCAAGGCTATTTAAGTGAGGGGAAAAAGTCTTTCCTCGATAGCCAACCAATTCTATTATCTGAGTGGTTGGAGTATTTATGCGCTAAATATAATATTGTGTATTCTCTTGATCAGGATAACCATTGCCATTTACCTGTCTATTGGTTAGGTATTTGTCTGGAAAATTTAATAAGGAATAGTTTGGAGTATGGTAAGCCTCCTATCCGCCTTTTAGTCACTCATATGAACAAATACCTAGTTATTACTGTTCAAGATGCGGGAGATATTCCTTCAACTTATTTATATAAATTAATTAGAAGTAATCACCAGTTACGTGGTATGGGTATTGGGTTACGCTTAGTCAAACGAATTATTAAACAGTTGGGTGGTAAACTTAAAATTAATAAGTGCCCAACCCGATTTACAATTGAGTATCCACTATGA
- a CDS encoding response regulator transcription factor: protein MSSVLLVEDDLLLGEGLVKLLTQSGYQCFWVTKASEVEPYWLKADIVILDRQLPEGDSLRLLPQWLSNKALPVIILTARVEVGDRIEGLRTGARDYMLKPFEHLELLARVQAQLRPLGESRLSVNDLELNIATQQVIYQGVDVTLTKKEFKLLSVLIQKPNRVYSREELLNQVWGYQSFPTTRTIDNHILHLRQKFPTLEIETVRGIGYRLKV, encoded by the coding sequence ATGAGTAGTGTATTACTGGTAGAAGACGACCTGTTGTTAGGGGAAGGTTTAGTTAAGCTACTTACTCAGTCAGGTTATCAGTGTTTTTGGGTAACAAAGGCGAGTGAGGTTGAACCATATTGGTTAAAGGCCGATATAGTGATTTTGGACCGACAACTACCTGAAGGCGACAGTTTAAGGCTATTACCTCAATGGCTTTCAAACAAAGCATTACCCGTCATTATTTTAACTGCCAGAGTTGAAGTGGGTGATCGTATCGAAGGGTTAAGAACAGGGGCTCGTGATTATATGCTTAAACCGTTCGAGCATCTAGAGTTATTGGCTAGGGTGCAAGCACAGTTACGGCCGTTGGGTGAAAGTCGATTATCTGTTAATGACTTGGAACTCAATATAGCAACGCAGCAGGTGATTTACCAAGGAGTCGATGTAACACTGACAAAGAAAGAATTTAAGTTACTCTCAGTGCTGATACAAAAGCCAAATAGAGTGTATAGCCGAGAAGAGTTGCTTAACCAGGTATGGGGTTATCAATCATTTCCTACAACCCGAACAATCGATAACCATATATTACACTTAAGACAGAAATTCCCTACCTTAGAGATTGAGACGGTAAGAGGGATAGGGTATCGATTAAAAGTATGA
- a CDS encoding DUF2861 family protein, whose translation MKIKINYLFTVIFLFLVASQANGNNWFQETPLKNVYVALVDKKPMKAWQQLLLILKKPLTSEIHQQWPLVFDVLLQETRCGQDIPVKIDNNFANFIRVVLIKHYNLQQVEYHVKLSFEGVDAPFTVKLTDSNGRRLINNKTAKQSEAHGYAEVESDYFPHTYSAGVYDLVLSRGKHRWHVTLILPPIPDQDWIKIKTQASVKPQIDYSIPSQIAACPPSKVKQQVLDHRFDLLWQKVLLTNQPLIWSYDITNAHRANLVVNKSFYQGDILIEWAQGVGLPIGLVKY comes from the coding sequence ATGAAGATAAAAATAAATTATCTGTTTACAGTTATTTTTTTATTTTTGGTAGCTAGCCAGGCTAACGGGAATAATTGGTTTCAAGAAACACCGCTAAAAAATGTCTATGTGGCATTGGTAGATAAAAAGCCTATGAAGGCATGGCAACAATTGCTACTTATACTGAAGAAACCATTAACTAGTGAAATACACCAACAGTGGCCACTAGTATTTGATGTATTATTACAAGAAACCAGATGTGGACAAGATATTCCAGTAAAGATAGATAATAACTTTGCGAATTTTATCCGAGTTGTGCTAATCAAGCATTATAATCTTCAACAAGTTGAATACCATGTAAAATTGAGCTTTGAAGGCGTTGATGCCCCTTTTACAGTCAAACTTACTGATAGCAATGGAAGGCGATTAATTAATAATAAAACAGCTAAGCAATCAGAAGCACATGGTTATGCTGAAGTAGAAAGTGACTATTTTCCTCATACCTACTCTGCAGGTGTGTATGACTTGGTATTGAGCAGAGGGAAACACCGTTGGCATGTTACCCTTATTTTGCCACCTATACCTGATCAGGACTGGATTAAAATTAAAACACAAGCATCGGTTAAACCACAAATTGATTATTCTATTCCCAGTCAAATAGCTGCTTGTCCCCCATCAAAGGTAAAGCAACAGGTGCTAGATCATCGCTTTGACCTTTTGTGGCAAAAGGTGCTTTTGACTAATCAGCCTTTAATATGGTCGTATGATATTACTAATGCCCACCGAGCAAATCTTGTTGTGAATAAAAGCTTCTATCAAGGTGACATTTTAATCGAATGGGCACAAGGAGTAGGTTTGCCTATTGGGTTGGTGAAATATTAG
- a CDS encoding glycoside hydrolase family 5 protein: protein MRVIRSIMICFICFVACNGFADDAIKFWDTPQHGGNSFNRLPPSQAYFAALKGYGASWVRLAYDKWQAEKRDFLMGDADNYRGISQQDFNVLTNALERAHQAGIKVVVTPLSLPFMRWSQNNGNKFDDRLWQNKKHWDVAAQFWQDLAKQLKDNPAVAAYNIINEPAPEKRGGLAEHADQRTMQAWYKQRQDTSRDLRAFYTKVIRAIRQVDPITPIMVDAGWYAAADALSYWPAPLADKRVLYSFHMYEPYAATSSPNLKRKKPYNYPGKVPFGNGTEYWGGKRVAKYLELPGQWAKLHGIPANRMVAGEFGCIRKLPGCKNYLNDVLTVLDQKKYHWAFYSFREDNWDGMDYELGTEKVHWKYWDAMEKGEPDPIKRKLTPLFEVIRMRLGPVNTI, encoded by the coding sequence GTGAGAGTTATTCGATCAATAATGATTTGTTTTATCTGTTTTGTCGCATGTAACGGCTTTGCAGATGATGCGATTAAATTTTGGGATACCCCACAACATGGTGGCAATAGTTTTAATCGTCTACCACCTAGTCAAGCTTATTTCGCAGCATTAAAAGGGTATGGTGCTAGTTGGGTAAGACTCGCTTATGATAAGTGGCAGGCAGAAAAGCGTGATTTTTTGATGGGAGATGCTGACAACTATCGTGGTATTTCCCAGCAAGACTTTAACGTTTTGACTAATGCATTGGAGCGTGCCCATCAAGCTGGAATTAAAGTGGTTGTAACACCATTGTCTCTCCCATTTATGCGCTGGTCTCAGAATAATGGAAACAAATTTGATGACCGACTGTGGCAGAATAAAAAGCATTGGGATGTGGCTGCGCAATTTTGGCAGGATTTAGCTAAACAACTCAAAGATAATCCTGCAGTTGCTGCTTATAATATTATTAATGAACCTGCTCCAGAAAAAAGAGGGGGATTGGCAGAACATGCTGACCAGCGCACCATGCAAGCTTGGTATAAGCAACGACAGGATACCTCAAGAGATTTGCGCGCTTTTTATACTAAAGTGATCCGTGCTATCCGCCAGGTAGATCCTATAACTCCGATTATGGTGGATGCGGGTTGGTATGCGGCAGCGGATGCACTCAGTTATTGGCCTGCCCCTTTGGCCGATAAGCGTGTTCTCTATAGTTTTCATATGTATGAGCCTTACGCGGCTACCAGTAGCCCTAACCTGAAACGTAAAAAACCTTATAACTACCCTGGTAAAGTGCCTTTTGGCAATGGCACGGAATATTGGGGGGGCAAAAGAGTAGCTAAGTATCTTGAGTTGCCAGGCCAGTGGGCTAAGTTACATGGTATACCTGCTAACAGAATGGTGGCAGGTGAGTTTGGCTGTATTCGTAAACTGCCTGGTTGCAAGAACTATTTAAACGATGTGTTGACTGTTCTGGATCAAAAAAAATATCACTGGGCATTCTATAGCTTCAGAGAAGATAACTGGGATGGAATGGACTATGAACTTGGTACTGAAAAGGTCCATTGGAAATATTGGGATGCTATGGAAAAAGGTGAACCTGATCCAATTAAACGAAAGCTAACGCCTTTGTTTGAAGTTATACGTATGAGGCTAGGGCCTGTTAACACTATTTGA
- a CDS encoding LysE family translocator, whose translation MNTDTVVSYIFLCVISAATPGPGTLAVVAQSIQNGFRHTLPLIIGIQLGLLSVAIAAISGLAVVFKASTTLYYLVQYAGLSYLGYLGVMSLIASYHNYKINESALSNFSFKQGVIISSFNPKTLLFFSSIFPMFINVENAYWVQALWLVVILLFSTFLVHLFYSLIMEKISWVLFEYSRLFHFSVGVSFISLAIVMA comes from the coding sequence ATGAATACAGATACTGTCGTTTCATATATATTTTTATGTGTTATCTCTGCTGCTACTCCAGGACCTGGCACTTTGGCAGTAGTTGCACAAAGTATTCAAAATGGATTTCGGCATACTCTTCCATTAATAATCGGTATTCAACTCGGTTTGCTTTCTGTAGCTATTGCAGCAATCAGTGGGCTTGCAGTTGTTTTTAAAGCTTCAACAACCTTGTATTATCTCGTTCAATATGCAGGATTGAGTTATCTTGGATACCTTGGGGTTATGTCTTTAATTGCCTCATATCATAATTATAAAATTAATGAGTCGGCACTAAGTAATTTTTCATTTAAACAAGGTGTAATTATTAGCAGTTTCAATCCTAAAACATTGCTATTTTTTTCATCAATCTTTCCTATGTTTATCAATGTAGAGAACGCTTACTGGGTACAGGCACTATGGTTAGTCGTTATTTTACTGTTTTCAACATTTTTAGTGCATTTGTTTTACTCATTGATTATGGAGAAAATATCATGGGTCCTTTTTGAGTACTCCCGGTTATTTCATTTTTCTGTAGGTGTTTCTTTCATTTCTCTGGCTATAGTTATGGCTTAA